GGCGGCGGCGGGGCAGCATGATGCGGCGTCCACAGCCTAAGCATTCCAGGCGGATGTCCGCGCCCAGGCGCACCACCTGCCACAGGGTGCTCCCGCAGGGGTGAGGCTTGCGCAGTTCGAGGATATCGCCGGGCTCCAGTTCGGGCAACATCGTGGGGACTCCTGTTGCACTCATTGTACCGAATTTCAGGCAAGGCCGCGATTATAACACGCTGCGGTGATGCTCCATTGACTTGGAACTCTTATGTCCCATAAGAACGCAGGGATGGCCGGAGGATGACGGGGCCCCGCTCTGACACGGGATGGGCTGTGCGCCTGTCAGCCCCAACGACCCACGGCCCTACGACGACCCCAACGCGCCACGATTGGAGGGGCAACGCAGGGTTTTTGCCCGAGCTCCTGTCTGCGCCTCGCACACCGCACATATTGACATCCCTCACCAGTCGGGGTATCCTACAATCACCATGCTCGAGGACCTGTTCAACTTCAACCG
Above is a window of Anaerolineae bacterium DNA encoding:
- a CDS encoding DUF951 domain-containing protein, with the translated sequence MLPELEPGDILELRKPHPCGSTLWQVVRLGADIRLECLGCGRRIMLPRRRLARQLKRRIPAEAPPGEAAPRESQP